A region of Sphingobium baderi DNA encodes the following proteins:
- a CDS encoding efflux RND transporter permease subunit has translation MARYFIDRPIFAWVIAIVIMLAGLLSIQRLAVAQFPEIAPPTVAINTTYPGANAETLESTTTQLIEQQLKGIDNLRYFSSTSDSAGNLAITLTFEQGTNADIAQVQVQNKLAQATPLLPQEVQQQGLRVTKSSSTFLMIMALYADDGIHDQMDAADLVASTLQDPLSRVEGVGDTQLLGAQYAMRIWLDPYKMANLGITTGDVKNAIRAQNAQISAGQIGGTPSPDGQALNATVTAQSRLRTPEEFRQIRLRSNGDGSVVNLSDVARIELGAENYSFRAKFNGYPSAGFGIKLAPGANALDTVEAVKAKVAELSKNFPAWVKYDFPVDNSTFVRLSVEQVIHTLVEAVLLVFVVMFVFLQNWRATLIPTIAVPIVLLGSLAILYAAGFTINTLTLFGMVLAIGLLVDDAIVVVENVERIIQEEGLSPKEAAKKSMDEISGALIGIGLVLSAVFLPMAFFGGSTGVIFRQFSITIVSSMVLSVLVALILTPALCATILRPQREGHGAQKGFFGWFNRTFDRSVVHYGAGVEKCERNWGKTMLIYAVIIIGMGFLFLRLPSGFLPGEDQGRIINQVSLPAGATLEETERTMGKLRDFYLKDEKQNAWAVFSISGFGFGGQGQNVGIAFVKLRDWSERKGKEHSADAIAQRANAAFRKISAGKVIALVPPAVQELGNASGFDFQLKDVGGIGHEKLLEARNQLLSMAAADKRLVQVRPNGLEDTAQLKLNVDQAAAGALGMAQADVNDTISTALGSSYVNDFIDRNRVKRVYLQADAPFRTTPDSIGALHVRGASGTMAPLSAFSTTEWIYGPARLERFNGVPSMEIMGAPAPGVSSGEAMKAMEEYAAKLPAGVGYEWGGISYEEKTSGGQAPALYALSMLIVFLCLAALYESWSVPLAVMMVVPLGVIGAVLMAGLSGLDNGIYLQVGLITTIGVSAKNAILIVEFAEEKMQQGLPPARAALEAGKLRLRPILMTSFAFIFGVMPLALSTGAGAGGQNAIGLSVVGGMLSATVLAIFFVPVFFTVVKRLFRQHNAPSENSQNEAATRPQES, from the coding sequence ATGGCACGCTATTTTATCGACAGGCCCATTTTTGCATGGGTCATTGCCATCGTCATCATGCTGGCCGGACTGCTTTCCATCCAGCGGCTGGCCGTGGCGCAGTTTCCTGAAATTGCGCCGCCGACAGTTGCGATCAACACCACTTATCCCGGCGCCAACGCGGAAACGCTGGAAAGCACGACAACGCAACTTATCGAGCAGCAGCTCAAGGGCATCGACAATCTGCGCTATTTCTCGTCGACGAGCGATTCGGCGGGTAATCTTGCCATTACATTGACCTTTGAACAGGGGACCAACGCCGATATCGCGCAGGTTCAAGTTCAGAATAAACTCGCGCAGGCCACGCCCTTGCTGCCCCAGGAAGTGCAGCAGCAGGGATTGCGGGTTACGAAGTCCAGTTCGACCTTCCTGATGATCATGGCCCTCTATGCCGATGATGGCATCCATGATCAGATGGATGCGGCGGATTTGGTCGCGTCGACCCTTCAGGACCCATTGAGCCGCGTGGAGGGGGTAGGCGACACGCAGTTGCTGGGCGCCCAATATGCCATGCGGATCTGGCTCGATCCCTATAAGATGGCGAATCTGGGGATTACCACAGGCGATGTGAAAAATGCCATCAGGGCCCAGAACGCGCAGATTTCCGCAGGACAGATCGGGGGCACCCCTTCGCCGGACGGTCAGGCCCTCAATGCCACGGTGACGGCGCAGTCGCGGCTTCGCACACCCGAAGAGTTCCGGCAAATCAGGCTGCGCAGCAACGGTGACGGGTCGGTGGTCAATCTCTCCGACGTTGCACGAATAGAACTGGGCGCGGAGAATTACAGTTTCAGAGCCAAGTTCAACGGTTATCCATCTGCGGGATTTGGTATCAAGCTTGCGCCCGGCGCGAATGCGCTCGACACGGTGGAAGCCGTTAAGGCGAAGGTCGCGGAGCTTTCGAAGAACTTCCCCGCCTGGGTGAAATATGACTTCCCGGTGGACAATTCGACATTCGTCAGGCTGTCGGTCGAACAGGTCATCCACACCCTTGTCGAAGCGGTTCTGCTGGTCTTCGTCGTCATGTTTGTATTTCTGCAGAACTGGCGTGCGACCCTTATTCCAACCATTGCCGTGCCGATCGTTTTGCTGGGATCGCTGGCCATATTATATGCCGCCGGCTTCACCATCAATACGCTGACGCTGTTCGGCATGGTCCTCGCAATCGGCCTGTTGGTCGATGATGCCATCGTCGTGGTCGAGAATGTCGAGCGCATCATCCAGGAAGAGGGGTTGAGCCCCAAGGAAGCCGCCAAGAAATCGATGGACGAAATCAGCGGCGCGCTGATCGGCATCGGCCTGGTATTGTCGGCCGTGTTCCTTCCGATGGCGTTTTTCGGCGGATCGACCGGGGTTATCTTCCGGCAATTCTCCATCACCATCGTGTCATCGATGGTCCTCTCCGTTCTTGTCGCGTTGATTTTGACGCCGGCCTTGTGCGCCACGATCCTGCGCCCCCAACGCGAAGGCCATGGCGCGCAAAAGGGATTTTTCGGCTGGTTCAACAGAACCTTCGACCGCAGTGTCGTCCACTATGGAGCGGGCGTCGAGAAATGCGAGCGGAACTGGGGCAAGACCATGCTGATCTACGCCGTGATCATCATCGGCATGGGTTTCCTGTTCCTGCGTCTGCCTTCGGGCTTCCTTCCGGGAGAGGACCAGGGGCGCATCATCAACCAGGTTTCGCTGCCGGCCGGTGCCACGCTTGAGGAAACGGAACGCACAATGGGGAAGTTGCGCGATTTTTATCTGAAGGATGAAAAGCAGAATGCGTGGGCGGTCTTCAGCATTTCGGGCTTCGGTTTTGGAGGACAGGGCCAAAATGTGGGCATTGCATTCGTAAAGCTGCGCGACTGGTCTGAACGCAAGGGCAAGGAGCATAGCGCGGATGCCATCGCGCAGCGCGCAAATGCCGCGTTTAGGAAGATTTCAGCGGGCAAGGTCATTGCCCTGGTGCCGCCTGCCGTGCAGGAACTTGGCAACGCGTCGGGCTTTGATTTCCAGTTGAAGGATGTGGGTGGCATAGGTCATGAAAAGCTGCTGGAAGCGCGCAACCAATTGCTCAGCATGGCCGCGGCCGACAAGCGGCTGGTTCAGGTAAGGCCCAATGGGCTGGAAGATACGGCGCAGTTGAAGCTGAATGTCGATCAGGCGGCGGCCGGCGCGCTCGGAATGGCGCAGGCCGATGTCAATGACACGATCAGCACGGCGCTGGGCAGTTCCTATGTCAATGACTTCATCGACCGCAATCGCGTGAAGCGGGTCTACCTTCAGGCCGATGCGCCGTTTCGCACGACGCCCGATTCCATCGGCGCCCTGCATGTTCGTGGGGCGAGTGGAACCATGGCTCCGCTGTCAGCCTTCAGTACAACGGAGTGGATTTATGGTCCGGCCCGTCTGGAACGTTTCAACGGCGTTCCTTCCATGGAGATCATGGGCGCGCCGGCACCCGGCGTCAGCAGCGGCGAGGCGATGAAGGCCATGGAGGAATACGCCGCGAAGTTGCCGGCAGGGGTCGGCTACGAATGGGGCGGCATTTCCTATGAGGAGAAGACCTCGGGTGGTCAGGCGCCTGCGCTTTACGCCCTCTCGATGTTGATCGTGTTCCTCTGCCTTGCCGCGCTGTATGAAAGCTGGTCGGTGCCGTTGGCGGTGATGATGGTCGTTCCGCTCGGCGTGATCGGGGCGGTTCTCATGGCGGGGCTGTCAGGACTGGATAATGGCATTTACCTTCAGGTCGGCCTCATCACGACAATCGGCGTATCGGCGAAGAACGCCATCCTGATTGTGGAGTTTGCAGAAGAGAAGATGCAGCAGGGGCTTCCTCCCGCTCGCGCGGCGCTGGAGGCAGGCAAGCTGCGCCTGCGGCCGATTTTGATGACCAGCTTCGCCTTCATTTTCGGTGTCATGCCGCTGGCCTTGTCCACAGGCGCGGGCGCGGGTGGTCAGAACGCAATCGGTCTGTCCGTTGTCGGGGGTATGCTGTCCGCTACCGTGCTGGCGATCTTCTTTGTGCCAGTGTTCTTCACCGTCGTGAAGCGGCTGTTCCGCCAGCATAATGCTCCGTCGGAAAATTCTCAGAACGAAGCCGCGACGCGGCCTCAGGAAAGCTGA
- a CDS encoding efflux RND transporter periplasmic adaptor subunit: protein MQKGTLIGLVACASALALTGCGKEAPPAPPPPAVGVVTLKAETAPLTTELPGRIAAMETAEVRPQISGVIRRRLFTEGGYVKAGQVLYEIDDAPYRAALAQAQGNLARAQASITATGLQAQRYRELVGINAVSRQEADNAMAAAQQARADVAAQRAAVQAAQVSQNFTRITAPISGRIGRSLFTPGALVQTGQADPLATIQRTDMVYVDVTQSAADIINLKQAMQRGGVNEADGARVQLLLPNGSVYPIEGRLQFSEVTVDPSSGAVTLRATFANPDGLLLPGMYVRAKLVEGQRRDAILAPQQGITRDARGRATALIVNAKNKVEARDVQVDRAVGDKWIVTSGLKAGDRLIVEGLLNLRPGADVRPGAPQQVTRPANGAR, encoded by the coding sequence ATGCAAAAGGGGACACTCATCGGACTGGTGGCTTGTGCGTCGGCTCTGGCCCTTACCGGTTGTGGTAAGGAAGCGCCGCCGGCTCCGCCGCCGCCAGCCGTCGGCGTGGTGACGTTGAAAGCCGAAACCGCTCCGTTGACGACTGAGCTGCCGGGACGAATTGCGGCCATGGAAACGGCCGAGGTGCGACCACAGATCAGCGGCGTGATCCGCCGTCGCCTTTTTACCGAAGGTGGCTATGTAAAGGCGGGGCAAGTCCTCTATGAGATCGACGACGCGCCATATCGCGCCGCGCTCGCGCAGGCGCAGGGCAATCTCGCCCGGGCGCAAGCCTCGATCACCGCTACGGGCCTGCAGGCCCAGCGCTACCGGGAACTTGTCGGGATCAACGCCGTCAGCCGTCAGGAGGCCGATAACGCCATGGCGGCGGCGCAACAGGCGCGCGCTGACGTCGCCGCACAGCGTGCAGCCGTTCAGGCGGCACAAGTGAGCCAGAATTTCACTCGTATCACGGCGCCGATCTCCGGCCGGATCGGTCGCTCCCTGTTCACGCCGGGTGCGCTTGTGCAGACAGGTCAGGCGGACCCGCTCGCCACCATCCAGCGGACCGACATGGTGTATGTCGACGTGACGCAGTCCGCCGCCGACATCATCAACCTCAAGCAGGCGATGCAGCGCGGCGGAGTCAATGAAGCCGATGGCGCGCGCGTGCAACTTCTGCTCCCCAATGGCAGCGTTTATCCGATTGAGGGGAGGCTGCAGTTTTCAGAGGTGACCGTCGACCCAAGTTCCGGCGCCGTCACATTGCGGGCGACCTTCGCCAATCCCGACGGCCTGTTGCTGCCGGGCATGTATGTTCGCGCCAAACTTGTCGAAGGGCAACGGCGTGACGCGATCCTGGCGCCGCAACAGGGTATAACGCGCGATGCGCGCGGTCGTGCCACCGCATTGATCGTGAACGCCAAGAACAAGGTGGAAGCGCGTGACGTGCAGGTCGATCGTGCCGTGGGGGACAAGTGGATCGTGACCAGTGGTCTGAAGGCCGGCGACCGCCTGATCGTGGAAGGGTTGCTCAATCTTCGCCCCGGCGCGGACGTTCGCCCGGGCGCGCCCCAACAGGTCACGCGGCCTGCGAACGGAGCGCGATAA
- a CDS encoding TetR/AcrR family transcriptional regulator — MVAVQQERSGREHILNTARDLFSTHGFHQTSMAELATAAKVSVGQIYRLFKGKEDIIEALIGMDMNDRIEKIDILRLRLKAGEIDIEQTFEHLFLLSLRDKDEALSFDILAEALRNRPVGETVSAMCQQFRRFLRDFACIANPHLSGEALDGAEEVILASIFGMGHRSLSLPNLSNECTARRAAQMIVAALKATR, encoded by the coding sequence ATGGTTGCAGTGCAGCAGGAACGGAGCGGCCGGGAGCATATTCTGAATACCGCGCGTGATCTGTTTTCCACGCATGGCTTTCATCAAACCTCCATGGCCGAACTTGCTACCGCCGCAAAAGTTTCGGTCGGACAAATCTATCGGCTGTTCAAGGGCAAGGAAGATATCATAGAAGCCCTGATCGGCATGGATATGAATGACCGTATCGAGAAAATTGATATTCTCCGCCTCCGCCTCAAAGCAGGTGAGATCGATATCGAACAGACATTTGAGCACCTCTTTCTGCTGAGTCTTCGCGACAAGGATGAGGCCCTGTCATTCGATATTCTGGCCGAAGCGCTACGAAACCGGCCTGTAGGGGAAACCGTGAGCGCCATGTGCCAACAGTTTCGTCGTTTTCTACGCGATTTTGCATGTATAGCCAACCCGCACCTGTCAGGAGAAGCGCTTGACGGAGCGGAAGAGGTCATCCTCGCCTCCATCTTCGGCATGGGGCATCGAAGCCTGTCTTTGCCGAATTTATCCAACGAATGCACGGCCCGTCGCGCGGCACAGATGATCGTCGCGGCGCTGAAGGCTACTCGCTAG
- a CDS encoding M16 family metallopeptidase, with protein sequence MTFSFRRSAASLSVLALLLAGAPAPLAARTETPSAPATAGSTTTETRPWLYENSDVPIDTAWRFGTLSNGLRYAIRRNGVPPGQVSVRLRMDAGSLMEHADELGYAHFMEHLTFRGSRHVPDGESKRIWQRLGVTFGSDSNAQTTPTGTTYALDLPQATQASLSESLKILAGMMIDPNIVDSAVNAERAVVLAERRESDGPQMRISDASRKHFFAGQPLAEHSPIGTVATLNAVTAAKMEAFHQRWYRPENAVIAIAGDIDPALAEQLIKDNFGTWAMAGKGAPIPDFGAPDPKAPATAVAVEPGIPMGVTMAWLRPWKPRADTILYNQDKLTDMLALQIVSRRLEAAARSGGSFLQASADQQDVSRSADGTFVTILPSGENWQKALQDVRAIIEDAKATPPSQQEIDREYAQMDTALAIQVENADTEAGAKQASDLVSAVDIRETTVSPQAALDIFRSGKPAMTPEKILDSTRRLFSAGVFRALLVTGKAQPGLDAELASAVAAPVQAAANARLADKLVTMDDLPPLGPPGTVVSRTPIGLKGMESITYSNGVKLTLFANDAETEKVRINVRFGHGQQAFSPTKPVPSWAADYALVASGIGKLGQRELDDLTNGRRMGMQFSIDDDAFEFQAVTRPADYKDQLRLFATKLGAPGWDPAPIARVKTGAMVAYDAMSRSPDSVLGRDLNWLLHDKDVRFRTPSREEIEKLSPQNFRATWEPILASGPIEVQLFGQVNAEDAIKAIGATFGALPARPDKPVPAANRVMRFPAHVEKPIILRHEGDKEQAAAVMAWPTSGGFALTKEARQLEILTQIFNDRLFDKLRSTEGSAYSPTVQNNWPFSYESGGYILVSSQVRPDRVNYFYDVVKETATDLAKTAVTQDELQRAVAPMQQLLMRAGTGNAFWMNQMEGATHDPRYVEAMRTMAQDMLTVTPGDIQKLAAKYLVPAKSWSAVVLPEGVAAQ encoded by the coding sequence ATGACTTTTTCCTTTCGGCGTTCAGCCGCTTCGCTATCCGTCCTCGCTCTTCTGCTCGCCGGCGCGCCCGCGCCATTGGCGGCTCGAACGGAAACGCCCTCCGCGCCCGCCACGGCAGGTTCCACAACGACCGAAACCCGCCCCTGGCTCTATGAAAACAGCGATGTGCCGATCGACACGGCATGGCGCTTCGGCACGCTTTCCAACGGTCTGCGCTACGCCATCCGCCGCAATGGCGTCCCGCCGGGGCAGGTCTCCGTTCGCCTGCGGATGGACGCCGGGTCGCTGATGGAACATGCCGACGAGCTTGGTTACGCGCATTTCATGGAGCATCTGACCTTCCGGGGATCGCGCCATGTGCCGGACGGCGAATCCAAGCGCATCTGGCAGCGTCTTGGCGTCACCTTCGGCAGCGACAGCAATGCTCAGACGACGCCTACCGGCACCACCTATGCGCTCGACCTGCCACAGGCGACACAGGCGAGTCTTAGCGAAAGCCTCAAGATCCTCGCAGGCATGATGATCGATCCCAATATAGTGGACAGCGCCGTCAATGCGGAACGCGCAGTCGTCCTTGCCGAACGCCGCGAAAGCGACGGCCCGCAGATGCGGATTTCCGATGCCAGCCGAAAGCATTTCTTTGCCGGCCAGCCGCTTGCCGAACATAGCCCCATCGGAACAGTGGCGACGCTCAATGCCGTGACCGCCGCGAAGATGGAAGCTTTCCACCAGCGTTGGTATCGCCCGGAAAACGCCGTGATAGCCATTGCAGGAGACATTGATCCCGCGCTTGCCGAACAGCTTATCAAGGATAATTTTGGCACCTGGGCCATGGCGGGGAAGGGCGCTCCGATCCCTGATTTCGGCGCGCCTGATCCCAAGGCGCCAGCCACCGCCGTCGCCGTGGAGCCGGGCATTCCGATGGGCGTCACCATGGCATGGTTGCGGCCATGGAAGCCGCGCGCTGACACGATCCTCTACAACCAGGACAAGCTGACCGACATGCTGGCGCTTCAGATCGTCAGCCGCCGCCTTGAAGCAGCAGCGCGGAGCGGTGGCAGCTTTCTTCAGGCTAGCGCGGATCAACAGGATGTCAGCCGTTCCGCCGATGGCACCTTCGTCACCATCCTGCCTTCCGGCGAAAATTGGCAGAAGGCATTGCAGGATGTCCGTGCCATCATAGAAGATGCGAAGGCAACGCCGCCCAGCCAGCAGGAAATCGACCGCGAATATGCCCAGATGGACACAGCGTTAGCGATTCAGGTCGAGAACGCCGATACCGAAGCGGGTGCGAAACAGGCGAGCGATTTGGTGAGTGCGGTCGACATCCGCGAAACGACGGTCAGTCCGCAGGCTGCGCTGGACATATTCCGTTCCGGCAAGCCTGCCATGACGCCGGAGAAGATTCTCGATTCCACCCGCAGGCTGTTTTCAGCAGGCGTGTTTCGTGCTCTGCTGGTGACGGGGAAGGCGCAGCCGGGGTTGGATGCGGAACTGGCCTCCGCAGTGGCGGCGCCGGTTCAGGCGGCGGCCAATGCGCGGTTGGCCGACAAGCTCGTGACGATGGACGACCTGCCGCCACTGGGGCCTCCGGGCACAGTCGTGTCACGCACACCCATCGGCCTTAAGGGAATGGAGAGCATCACTTACTCCAATGGGGTCAAGCTGACGCTGTTCGCCAATGACGCGGAAACCGAAAAAGTGCGGATCAACGTCCGCTTCGGTCATGGCCAGCAGGCCTTCTCTCCGACGAAGCCGGTGCCGAGCTGGGCCGCCGACTATGCTCTGGTGGCGAGCGGGATCGGCAAGCTGGGTCAGCGTGAACTGGACGACCTGACCAATGGTCGCCGGATGGGGATGCAGTTCTCCATCGACGATGATGCTTTTGAATTTCAGGCGGTGACCCGACCCGCCGACTATAAAGACCAACTGCGCCTGTTCGCGACGAAATTGGGGGCGCCCGGTTGGGATCCAGCCCCCATAGCGCGCGTCAAGACCGGCGCGATGGTCGCCTATGATGCGATGTCGCGATCCCCTGACTCAGTGCTGGGCCGCGATCTCAACTGGCTGCTGCATGACAAGGATGTGCGTTTCCGCACGCCATCACGCGAGGAGATCGAAAAGCTCTCTCCCCAAAACTTCCGTGCGACGTGGGAGCCGATCCTGGCCTCCGGTCCGATTGAAGTGCAATTGTTCGGGCAGGTGAATGCCGAGGACGCGATCAAGGCGATTGGCGCGACATTCGGCGCTCTGCCCGCCCGCCCCGATAAGCCCGTTCCCGCCGCGAACCGTGTCATGCGCTTTCCCGCCCATGTAGAAAAGCCGATCATTCTGCGTCACGAAGGGGATAAGGAACAAGCCGCCGCTGTCATGGCGTGGCCGACCTCTGGCGGCTTTGCCCTTACCAAAGAGGCGCGACAGCTTGAGATATTGACCCAGATCTTCAATGACCGGCTGTTCGACAAACTGCGTTCCACGGAGGGTTCGGCCTATTCGCCCACCGTTCAGAACAACTGGCCATTTTCCTATGAAAGCGGCGGTTACATCCTGGTGTCGAGCCAGGTGCGGCCCGATCGGGTCAATTATTTCTACGATGTCGTGAAGGAAACAGCCACCGATCTTGCCAAGACGGCGGTGACGCAGGACGAATTGCAGCGTGCGGTGGCCCCTATGCAGCAGTTATTGATGCGGGCGGGGACGGGGAATGCCTTTTGGATGAACCAGATGGAAGGCGCGACCCATGATCCCCGCTATGTCGAGGCGATGCGGACCATGGCGCAGGATATGCTGACCGTCACGCCGGGCGACATTCAAAAGCTGGCCGCAAAATATCTTGTGCCCGCGAAGAGCTGGTCCGCGGTGGTATTGCCGGAAGGTGTCGCTGCCCAATAG
- a CDS encoding DEAD/DEAH box helicase, whose amino-acid sequence MQFTELGLAEPILKALAAKNYATPTPIQQKAIPVLLEGRDLCGIAQTGTGKTAAFALPSLDHFARNPKQTPLNGCRMLVLSPTRELAAQIAQSFRDYGRFLKLSVEVVFGGVPINRQIKALSRGVDIVVATPGRLLDLLDQRAFTIKDTEIFVLDEADQMMDMGFIHPLRRIAKLLPKERQNLFFSATMPKEIEALAAQFLNDPVKVSVAPQSTTAERVLQRASFVNQAEKQALLTLTVKNEPIDRALIFTRTKHGADRVVRFLEGAGIQAVAIHGNKSQAQRTTALQAFRHGHVKLLVATDIAARGIDVSGVSHVINFELPNVPEQYVHRIGRTARAGAEGIAISFVADDERPYLKAIERTAKVKLEIVPLPENFMEAVRNLPKPAPPRKGKPQTSEQQAKRADGQRRYQDQQKQQRGTPDRAHRPDGDAAPAKKKPFRRRRSGVGAHKGAVQRTGQR is encoded by the coding sequence ATGCAATTCACCGAACTTGGCCTTGCCGAACCGATTCTAAAGGCGCTGGCCGCCAAAAATTACGCGACCCCCACGCCGATCCAGCAAAAGGCGATCCCGGTCCTGCTGGAAGGCCGCGACCTGTGCGGCATTGCCCAAACCGGCACCGGCAAGACGGCGGCCTTTGCGCTGCCCAGCCTGGACCATTTCGCCCGCAATCCGAAGCAGACGCCGCTCAATGGCTGCAGGATGCTGGTGCTTTCGCCCACCCGCGAACTTGCCGCGCAGATCGCGCAGAGTTTCCGCGACTATGGCCGTTTTCTGAAACTTTCGGTCGAAGTCGTCTTCGGCGGCGTGCCCATCAATCGGCAAATCAAGGCGCTGAGCCGTGGCGTGGACATCGTCGTTGCGACGCCGGGCCGCCTGCTCGACCTGCTCGACCAGCGGGCCTTCACCATCAAAGATACAGAAATCTTCGTCCTCGATGAAGCCGACCAGATGATGGACATGGGTTTCATCCACCCGCTGCGGCGTATCGCCAAGCTGCTGCCGAAGGAACGGCAGAACCTGTTCTTCTCCGCGACCATGCCCAAGGAGATCGAGGCGCTCGCCGCGCAGTTCCTGAACGATCCGGTGAAGGTCAGCGTCGCGCCACAATCCACGACGGCCGAACGCGTCCTCCAGCGGGCAAGCTTCGTCAATCAGGCGGAAAAACAGGCATTATTGACCCTGACGGTCAAGAACGAGCCGATCGACCGCGCCCTCATCTTCACCCGCACCAAGCATGGCGCGGATCGCGTCGTGCGTTTCCTGGAAGGGGCGGGCATCCAGGCGGTCGCCATCCACGGCAATAAGAGCCAGGCTCAGCGCACGACCGCGCTTCAGGCTTTCCGCCACGGTCATGTGAAACTGCTTGTCGCGACCGACATCGCCGCGCGTGGCATCGATGTGTCGGGCGTGAGCCATGTCATCAATTTCGAGCTGCCCAACGTGCCGGAGCAATATGTCCACCGCATCGGCCGGACGGCCCGCGCGGGCGCGGAAGGCATCGCGATCAGCTTCGTGGCGGATGATGAGCGGCCATATCTCAAGGCCATCGAGCGGACCGCCAAAGTCAAGCTGGAGATCGTGCCGTTGCCTGAAAATTTCATGGAAGCGGTTCGCAACCTCCCCAAGCCCGCGCCCCCGCGCAAGGGCAAGCCGCAGACTTCCGAACAGCAGGCGAAGCGCGCCGATGGCCAGCGCCGCTATCAGGATCAGCAGAAGCAACAGCGCGGCACGCCCGACCGCGCCCATCGTCCCGATGGCGATGCGGCGCCCGCGAAGAAAAAGCCTTTCCGTCGCCGCCGCAGCGGCGTGGGCGCGCATAAGGGCGCGGTGCAGCGGACGGGGCAGCGTTAA
- a CDS encoding pyridoxamine 5'-phosphate oxidase family protein, protein MSTEAEIRERFWKELSHSPFLMVTLQGTQDHAMPMTAQLDANAHHCFWFYSSKGNRLASGGRAMAQFAAKDHDLFACIDGILTPESDPAIIDRYWSNDVAAWYSGGRDDPDLLMLRFDLGTAEIWRADSGAGGLFRKLFGGDARRGMQEKHAEVSL, encoded by the coding sequence ATGAGCACCGAGGCCGAAATTCGGGAACGTTTCTGGAAAGAGTTGTCCCACAGTCCTTTTCTGATGGTGACTCTGCAAGGAACGCAGGATCACGCCATGCCGATGACGGCGCAACTGGACGCCAACGCCCATCACTGTTTCTGGTTCTATTCCAGCAAGGGAAACCGGCTGGCGTCGGGCGGACGGGCCATGGCCCAGTTCGCGGCGAAGGACCATGATCTTTTCGCCTGCATTGATGGAATCCTGACGCCGGAAAGCGATCCTGCCATCATCGACCGTTATTGGTCGAACGATGTCGCCGCATGGTATTCGGGCGGACGGGACGATCCCGATCTGCTGATGTTGCGTTTCGATCTGGGCACGGCGGAAATCTGGCGGGCGGACAGCGGCGCCGGCGGTCTTTTCCGCAAGTTGTTCGGCGGCGATGCGCGCAGAGGGATGCAAGAAAAACACGCAGAGGTTTCGCTCTGA
- a CDS encoding NifU family protein, with protein MLIETENTPNPATVKFLPGRAVMGTGTRDFASPEEAEASPLADALFGLGDVTGVFFGSDFISVTIAPGAEWNDVKPEILSILLDHFSANMPLFAPGSAAGIAVPAEEDDFSDDPEDAEIVAQIRELIDTRVRPAVANDGGDIVYRGFDKGTVYLRMHGACSGCPSSTATLKNGIEQLLKHYVPEVTEVRAI; from the coding sequence ATGTTGATCGAGACTGAAAACACGCCCAATCCGGCAACCGTGAAATTCCTGCCCGGCCGCGCCGTCATGGGCACCGGCACGCGCGACTTCGCCAGCCCGGAGGAAGCCGAGGCATCTCCGCTAGCCGACGCCCTGTTCGGGCTGGGCGACGTGACCGGCGTCTTTTTCGGAAGCGACTTCATTTCCGTCACCATCGCGCCGGGCGCGGAATGGAACGACGTTAAGCCTGAAATACTGTCCATCCTGCTCGATCATTTTTCAGCGAACATGCCGCTGTTCGCACCCGGCAGCGCGGCAGGCATCGCCGTTCCTGCCGAAGAGGATGATTTTTCCGACGATCCCGAAGATGCCGAGATCGTCGCGCAGATCCGCGAGTTGATCGACACGCGCGTCCGCCCGGCGGTTGCCAATGACGGCGGCGACATCGTCTATCGCGGCTTTGACAAGGGCACGGTCTATCTGCGGATGCATGGTGCCTGTTCGGGCTGCCCCTCCTCCACCGCGACGCTGAAGAACGGCATCGAGCAGCTTTTGAAGCATTATGTGCCCGAAGTGACTGAAGTCCGCGCCATCTGA
- the tsaB gene encoding tRNA (adenosine(37)-N6)-threonylcarbamoyltransferase complex dimerization subunit type 1 TsaB, with protein MRLLVIDTATQALSVALLDDGVAVGRFHEIVGRGHAEALLPVIAALPDGGRADAIAVDVGPGSFTGVRIGIAAAKALSLAWRIPIHGYSALALTAAKAAQTHEGGLLTVTLTGGHGELFWQCFAADGLTPLTQPASTPITALAEQTGDSIFYGPGADALVTAKGIGTAVTLYPDAADYPLIAQLPPLPPTPVYGREADARPMAQGTAS; from the coding sequence TTGCGACTGCTTGTCATTGACACCGCGACACAGGCGCTGTCCGTCGCGCTGCTGGATGACGGGGTTGCCGTGGGACGCTTCCATGAGATTGTCGGGCGCGGCCATGCCGAAGCGTTGCTCCCCGTTATCGCCGCCCTGCCCGATGGCGGGCGCGCCGATGCGATCGCGGTGGATGTGGGACCGGGCAGCTTCACCGGCGTCCGCATCGGGATTGCGGCGGCCAAGGCGCTGTCGCTTGCCTGGCGGATTCCGATTCATGGCTATAGCGCGCTGGCGCTGACCGCGGCAAAGGCCGCGCAAACGCATGAGGGAGGACTGCTGACGGTCACCCTCACCGGCGGTCACGGCGAACTATTCTGGCAATGCTTCGCCGCGGATGGACTGACACCCCTTACGCAGCCTGCTTCCACTCCGATTACCGCGCTGGCGGAACAGACCGGCGATTCCATCTTTTACGGGCCAGGCGCGGATGCGCTGGTCACGGCGAAGGGCATCGGAACCGCCGTCACCCTATATCCCGATGCTGCCGATTATCCTCTGATCGCGCAGCTTCCACCTTTGCCGCCCACGCCGGTATATGGTCGCGAGGCGGACGCGCGCCCGATGGCGCAGGGGACGGCGTCATGA